The proteins below are encoded in one region of Hordeum vulgare subsp. vulgare chromosome 3H, MorexV3_pseudomolecules_assembly, whole genome shotgun sequence:
- the LOC123439312 gene encoding uncharacterized protein LOC123439312 gives MAVGTSSSMLGNALLFLLVLSSATDVHGESSSTAATTSPLDYLCGLVGAWYVTPDLCVSVLCVDPSCHSARGWPELAVLATRLTVANATVTKASIQSALAHAKDAKVRKVMQSCLQLYAGAVPRLQWAARSVAARRYNGVPEVLRAAYMDVANECASLAGQVKLPKENDEFFMMAYVADAVVELVQPYGIHLLTRSSPP, from the coding sequence ATGGCTGTGGGCACATCCTCTTCGATGCTCGGGAacgctctcctcttcctcctcgtcctctcctCGGCCACCGATGTTCATGGTGAGTCAAGCTCCACCGCCGCGACTACTTCCCCGCTGGACTACCTCTGCGGCCTCGTCGGCGCCTGGTACGTCACGCCGGATCTCTGCGTGTCTGTGCTCTGCGTCGACCCCTCCTGCCACTCTGCACGAGGCTGGCCAGAGCTTGCGGTGCTCGCCACCAGGCTGACGGTGGCCAACGCCACGGTAACCAAGGCCAGCATCCAGTCTGCGCTCGCCCACGCCAAGGACGCCAAGGTCAGGAAGGTCATGCAGTCGTGCCTGCAGCTCTACGCCGGCGCGGTCCCTCGGCTGCAGTGGGCGGCGCGGTCGGTGGCTGCAAGGCGATACAACGGCGTTCCAGAGGTGCTACGGGCAGCCTATATGGACGTCGCAAATGAGTGCGCCAGCTTAGCCGGCCAGGTGAAGCTTCCCAAGGAGAACGACGAGTTCTTCATGATGGCGTACGTCGCGGATGCCGTCGTCGAGTTGGTGCAGCCTTATGGAATTCATTTATTAACCCGCTCTTCCCCTCCATAA